TTTTTCTAAAGAAAGTGATGTGAGCTACAACCACGAAGGCTTCGCTCTCTGCACGGCTTCTCGCTGTTCACTTGCTAAAGGCTTGTCTGGAAACAGAGACAGTGGTCCAGGACGGTAACTGGAGTCCCCTCAGACAGTGGAGAAGCGAAGCTGACTGCTTCGTGGAATGTGGTTTCATCTCTGACCTTGCTGGTCGGAGATGGTTCCCTATGAATCTCTGCCTGAAGTGTGACTTCATAATTTATACCTTCCCTGCGTTGCCACCAAGAATGCTGAATTGCCCTGTGAGAGCTGAAATATCTGAAAGCGGGCAGGCTTAGAAAGAAATGGGAGAAGCTTAAAGCCATTCTAGTTGAtccacttcctctcttctctggtTAGCGTGTAAGTCGATTCAGGGAGAAGGCAGGGAGGTAAACATGAGGCTCTGGGCATTTGGATGTTTCTTTTGTAAGTCACTGagcattttgtttctttagtttttcaGAAGCCTCCAGGCCTATTTTAAAGGCAGAGGACTTGATCTTGGGAACCTTCCGAATACTTTCTCCATGAATGAGGACCCCAGACCTCAATCTTTCCAGGCAGAACATATTGCTTCTGCGTTTGCAGACTACGAAGAGCAGAGAAACTCCCTCCCTAAGTCCTACAAGGGCTGAAAGCCTCAGAGCCCAGGTAATGCTGCCCCTTTGGCCCCAGGGTCTGTGGAAGCACACAGCCATGCAGGAGAGATTTTGAAAAGCTTTCTTAGAATTCAGTCCTCAGTTTTGATTATACCCATCACTATTAAATATTTAGATTTGGCTCAGGCAAAgtctggtttttaaaataaatgatagtgATGATGTTGAAGCACAGCCTTCTAGAGAGAAGTACAGCAAAATCATAGAATTGTCACGCTTAGgaggatttttaaattaatgaaacagCACATAGTCTtacttaagcatttttttttcagacctgGTCATAAAGTAAGTTATATGGAAAATTATATGTAAAGAAATACATTAATTACTCGCAATAAATGGGAAAGTTAAAAGAGTAGTTCTTTGGGGGGAAAGGTGTGCATATCTTTGATCTTGGACTTTCTCACCTAGAAAAACAAATTACAATATTAGCAAAGATGGCATTTTTCTTATAGGAAAACATTTAGAATCTATTTATGGTTAagatttgaatttcattttttgcaTTCTTATCAAACAAATAGGTATGGTTTTAGAAGCAGCAGGTTTGCTATATTCAAAACATTATTATTCTAGCTTGTTTAGCTGGCCAATAAAGGCAATGGGATCATAATTAAAATCCTTCCCCATTCTTCCGAAAGTACATGGGTTTCTTGTGAGTTAGCAACCACTGTTCCCTACTGCATTTGTGAAAGGCTTTCCATTTTAATTCTCTTAAAAGTAACAGGAAATGGTTGTTATTCTAAAATGATGGGATTTAACTTGTGGAATATGCATTTGAATGCTGCCCTAAAATGAGAATAACGTAGGGCAAAGGGAGAGGTCAAGAGCCTtcccttgagtttttttttttttttttcctacagaggCTCTAGGGTGTGGGGGTCTAAGACAGAGAACAGTTACTCCAATTGTAATTCCTACTCAGTGTGAAGCGTCTTCATGGCTACTTCACTACTCATCCCTAGCTCTTAGGAAACTtcagagaaaacaagacaaatgcTCCTGTACACAGATGAGGAAGTACCTAGGGACATGAGACTAAGCACACCAGAAGTACTCACAGCTGAATTATGAGCTATCATCCAGCTATTTCTGGGATCGATTTGGGGTCCTTTATGTTACCAAATGCTCCTTATTGTCTTACACTGCAACTCTCTCTTACTTTTTCAGGTGTCGTCATGTTAAAACTGCAGAAAAGCTTTTCAGTAGAAAATTCAACCATGGCTGAAGCCTCGTGTGCATTTTCCCTTCCCTATTAGTCAATTTATAGTAATTTTATTCTACATTTCTGGATTTTGCATGTACACAATTGGACCTTTGCAACATATGATACTGACATGCATATTTCGGGAGTATTTTCCCCTTTATGACCATAATTACTGAGTGGGAGATTGCATGTATTTGAAGGAGTTACAAAAGTACaagtgaaataaaatgatgattttccaaattcaatgttttcttggAGCATGATTTAAAAtcatcttttatatttattaccTATTATtaagcaaaattttatttaaaaatgtttactttttactACAGTGTATTATACATAACAGGGATTCAGACCTGTTTATACAGTTTATCCTATATAATAGGGATTCAGATTtagaatttgtctatatttttcctttaaaaaagatgaGGAGTCCCACTTTTAGCTTGTGCCATTGAAAGACCTCATCACCTACTGAATAAGGGTGATGAATGTCCACTGGAGTTGAAGCAGAAGACAAACAGGATTCTAGTTGCCACAGGGTCTCTGGGAGATGCTTTCATGCTGCCTTCAAAGCTAAAAAGGGCCCCATGTCAAATATCCCATCTCTACCCTAGCCCCCCTTTAAATGCAAGTCACTCAACAAGGGACAGTAACAAAggtgcatgtccagtcgatcaagcagtccaggacagtcagggttaaacacacagagagagagagagagagagagagagagagagagagagagagagagagagagagagagagagagaaggggaggggaggggaggggaggggaggggaggggaggggaggggaggggaggagagaggagaggagaggagagatagaTATGgggggaccctatctcaaaaaggaaaaaagtatgtGCTTCCTGCCCCAGAATGAGACGTCCACTTTCATGATGTTTGATATACAAAGATGAagtattggaaaaaaaatccacacgcTTTTGCAGAAGAATGAGAGGCCCATGGAAAAATGGTCTCCTCAGGAGCATCACAACTCTTTCTGTGTCGTTCCCTAACAAGGGAAAAAATAGAGTCACCTCTCTGTACTCTTTAATTCAATTGTCATGCTATAAATTCAATGTTCTACTTCCTTTAGACTTTCCATTTTGAGTCTCAAAAATCAGTCTGAAAGACACAATTGTTTCTTCTTGGCAGTTTCATTACTGCTGTAACAATTGGGCTCCATCTCCAGGTAAATGTGGTTGTCTCTGACTCATCAATGGACAAATCACTACAAggaagtagaaaatgaaaaacaagttcAATTTGAAGACATTCTGTTATATTCTGACCCCTAGAAAACTTCCATGTCCTGAGGATGGTTCTTAGCAGAAGAcatctcctcccacctctgtccATATCCCCTCTCCCTTTGATATGCATCTGTATCTATTGACCTGCCATTCTCATATTCCAGTCGGTCAACAGTAACAAGAGCCAACCTAAGCATTTATGTCTTGAGTGATTCCTTGAGAGGTAACCAcgcttcttctctttctttctctttcccctggCGACAGTTCTAACTTCTTAGACACAGTTCCCCAACTGCTTGAAGACTCCAGGGGAGTAGTCACCATAGCAGTTTCTGGGGATACAGTAACACACTCCATCTGCTCCTGTGTGTTTTCATGCCTGTGTAGGACACTGAGGATCCTTCTCCGTGAGAAAGTGACTCctaactgtagatgtaaccaaccatcttattaaataagaaacacagaaccaatgtaaaagagaaagccaagaggtcagagctcagagctaaaatcttacccttcctcctgcggtgctcctacctctccgaaagagagctacttcctgtgtgtttgtctttaatacagtctttctgttctgccttctcattggttgtaaacccaaacacatgactgcctcgtcactgcctgtaagtacagccctccaggtctccaatgctggctgtatccctgaacacacagagatctatctatctctgtctaccaagtgctgggattaaaggcgtgcgccaccaccgcctcgctcttgctatggctctaatagctctgacccccgggcaactttatttattaacatacaattaaaatcacatttcagtacaaataaataaataaaatactaccatacCTAACTGAGACACCTTTCTGTCTTCTGACAATCTTGCTCTTGCTGGTCCTGCCCTCTGATTCTGTCACCCTGCTACAGATCACCTTCCCCTGGATTATCATAATGATGGTCAGGGATAGGCTCCCCGTAGCCTGTCTCTGAAGTCAGAAGTAGGCTGAGCTCAAGTCCTTTGCCCAAAGTTCCAAAGGCTCTTTTAGTTTCATTCAACTTGATTCACAAATCTGTTTTGAGTATGTTATTAGGTTAGTCAGGTTTATAATGACACATAAGCTAATGTTCTCATGGGTAGTAGTGCCTCAAGAACAGGACACAGAAATAGCTTTAATACAAGATAAGATGCAAATCATAGGAGCTCATAGGAGTAGAAAatgtttctctcattctctctctctctctctctctctctctctctctctctctctctgtgtgtgtgtgtgtgtgtgtgtgtgtctgtgtgtctctctgtgtgtacatgtacatatgttcaTCGGTAGTGTTCTAGAATAGGACAAAGAAACACCTATAACATAAGACATGATGCAAACACAGGAGCTTATAGGAGTTGAAAATAATGGcccgcctccccctcccctccaccccttcctctcctcagtgACCGCCCCTCCCCCAAACCTTTCCACCTCAGGTGTTGCCCTTCTCCCTTTCATTTCGCATGCGTTCTATTACCCTCCCCACACCTCTCCCTTAGACCGTCCTTCTTCTCTTAGAAAAGCATTCTTTTGAGAGATGTATGTGACAGGCAAAAGAGCAGCCACCCTAGACGAGGAATTTCATTCCCTTTAAAAGTCTGAGTGTCCGGGACAGAAAAGTTGACTGACGTTAGAGCTAGAAGCCCAGGCAAACGCCGTGGGCCTGTGCTGCATCCCAGATCATGTCTCCTTCAGCCAGCAGCCCAGGGGAAGCTGGCTTCTGAAGCACGCACGCCTTGGGCTCTTCTCTGCCTGCAGGAGGCGGCCCCGGGGCCTAGAGCGCCGGCGGAACCCGAGTGCGCGGCCGCGGCGCAGGCCGGGGAGCTTTGCGGGGCGGACGCATCGCTCCGAGGCGCCGGCTCGAGCCCGGGTGTTCCCGCTTTCCCGGTCCGCTGCCCCCGCTTCGGCCCCCGCAGACATGTCGGGGTTCAGCCCGGAACTTATCGACTACCTGGAAGGGAAAATCTCCTTTGAGGAGTTCGAGAGgcggagagaagagagaaaaacccGGGAGAAGAAAGTGAGTCGCTGGGCGCCGGTGCTCGTCGGTCCTGTTTTCCCGAAACAGCGGCGTGCGGTGCCCGCGGTGGGCGGGGGACCCGGCAgcttcttcctctcccagaaacTCCGGTTTTCACCCCCCGACCCCGGCACAGCGCCTCTGGAGGCGTCCCCCCCGCTGCAAAGCTGGCCTCCCCCGACTCCTTAGTGCTAATTCGGTGATAGCCCAGTGGTCTCCAGCTGACTGGAGCTGGGGCCGTCTGCAGCCAGGGTAGTCGTGACTCGTCCTCAACCTGATCTTGCCCCTAGGTTGTCACCGTGGGTCGGGCACCTACCTACGCGCCACCATGCTCTAGGAACCAGGCCTTTTGTTTTCGTCATACGTTTCAGTGGCCTTGGGGACCAACACTCAAGGCCTCCAGCTTGCAGGGCAAAAGTGCTCGCccctccactgagctacatacaccCCCGGGGTGCCTGTTTTTGAGGAGGCTCAGTGGTGTAATTTTATCTTAGACATAAAAGTGAACATATTTGCCTGAAAACAAGGTCgtcttctttgtttttcaaattttaataaatatccgagttttaaaaatgttctcacTTATTTGAAGGCTAAGGGAACGTGAAATCTGTTGACTTTTGAAGTTAGCCCGTGGTTTCTTATTGATCATGGACTACTAAGCATCCTATGTCTTATTTAAAGTgttaaattaatgaaattaaaacattttaaattatacatactTGCAAGTGACTTACATAAACTAAAGTTAAGACTTCTCAGTACTTTGAAATGCTCCGAAACTATTCAAATTTAGATTCCATATCCCACAAGTGCAGGTTCAAGTTTTATAAAGATAACGCAAATGCCCAGTCCTAGGCCAGAAGAGTAAAATCTGCATTAGTTTTTGAACTGTTTAACTAATTTTCAATTGTGTcttcaggaaaaaggaaaatcatcACCCAAAGAAAAACCAGATTCGGAAGTCCCATCCTCTTCAGGAATTGACTCTGCCAAGTCCCAGGACAAAGATGCCAATGAAGGTGTGTCGAATTCATTTGCTGCTTTAAATGTTAAGGGCACTTAAGCTCTGGGCtgcggtggtacacacctttaatcccagcacttgggaggcagaggcaggctgatttctgtgagttccaggccagcctggtgtacaaacggaattccaggacagccaggactgttacacagagagaccctgccttgagaaaccaccaccaacaaaagagCACTTAGGCAAAGTGATTCAGTAATAACGTTATTTGCTTTCATTGTAATGATAGCCCAATTTTATTGCTACTATGTATCAGTGTTTGATACATAGTAGCTGCTTAATGTATTTCTTTAAACCGTTGTATTATCATGATGGTTGTTTTGTTATAGCTCCAGTGTTGTGAGGTTTAACATTGATGCCAACATTTGTTTAGGACCTTGTTATTGTCATTTTCAAAATTGACCTTTTCAATGGGACACTTCTTCTGGGCCGTACCAAATTTGTACTGCTGTAGAAACGTACATGCTTAGGCGGGACTTAACCTGCATCGTAGGTATTTGGATGTGCTGCCTTGCTCTAGCAGCCAGACTGGGATGCTTTTCGTCAGCTTGACACAGACTCGGGTCACCTAGGCAGAGGGACCTATTGGTTAGTAGGCATTGTCTATAGGTcgttttcttggttaatgatggatgtgggagggcccagcagcCCAGCCCTCTCTGGGTGGTGCCACTCCCCGCTAGGTGGTCCTGGTTGTGTGAGAAAGCAATCTTAGCAAGCTTTGGAGAGCAAGCcggtgagcagtgttcctccatggtctctgctgcaTTTGTACGTCCAGCTTCTTACTCTGGCTTTTCCTGGAAGATGATGGCCTGTAACCTTGAAGCCAAATACGCCCTCTCTTCCTTCAGTGGATTTTGGTCACTGtgttatcacagtgacagaaagcaaagtaggacCCAGCCCTTAGCTTTTCATATCCAGATACTACATTCTGTTAGTACATCTGGGCTAACTAAGCCCATCATGACCTAAATGAGTATCTAAATGAGCACAGATATTTATCAGTTTCTAGTGACTGATGTATATTTCTAATGGTTAGAATGCTGACAGCTAATCGTATCCATTTACCTCTGTCATATTACTTGGGATGCTGGTGTCAATTAGAATGCAGCTTCATGTTTAGGGGCCTGGCTGGTGAGCTCGACTTTTGTGTGGTACTTTTCTCTCTGAGCAAGTAAGCTCTTGCATGGAAAACTCACACTTGATCCTGAGTTTCTGGACCATGTTGgaagaagagacaaagacagtATTGAGGTTAGTGTCTTCCAGGCAAGCAGGGTAGGAAGGGACTGAAGAAGCGCTGGACAGCCTGTGGGTCTTCTGACCTGCTTAGGGAAAGGCGAGCTCTTCCGTAGACAGTCTCTGGGGCACAGTTACAGCAGTGGTGCCTCTGGTGATCGCCAGCCTTACTGTTTAAGGCCATTAGGGCCTTTCATGGGGGAGAGAGGATGGGAATAGGGTCAGCTGAATCCATTTCTGGTGGGTAAGAACTGGCTGGCTTGAGCTGAAGTCATCCTgtcagtcctctggaaggactGTCCGAACTCTTTGGAGATTCTCCATAGTGTAAGCATGTATTCAGAGTAGGTAAAAGGTCGCTTTGGACAAGACTGGCAGAATCTACAAATTGGAAAGATGTGGTCCCTAGAATCGtgtctttttcctctttaatGTTTCTGAATACCAATCGTTAAGGTCGTTTCCTACTACTTACCACACAGACCAGACCTTTTAATCTCATCTGCAGTTCATTATTGTTGGTTATAAAAGTGCCgtcctgtgatcccagctactaGGGAGGCTGTGACAGATGGATCCCAGGTTCAAGACCATTCTGGGCTACAATGCCAGCCTGaacttagtgagactgtctcaaaaagaaaaggggagtgaGGATACAACTTGGTGTGGAGTACTTACCTAGCACAGcgtatgcaaggccctggg
This genomic window from Peromyscus leucopus breed LL Stock chromosome 13, UCI_PerLeu_2.1, whole genome shotgun sequence contains:
- the C13H2orf66 gene encoding uncharacterized protein C2orf66 homolog — translated: MSKVTLLLLWAALVLASHVHGAMLRNKDSWKPLSNPRNRELFFRSLQAYFKGRGLDLGNLPNTFSMNEDPRPQSFQAEHIASAFADYEEQRNSLPKSYKG